The Deltaproteobacteria bacterium genomic sequence ACGGCACCGGGCAGCTGGTCGCCCGTCGAATCACACCCACACTTCTCGTCGCCGCCGCCGTCGCCGCCGCCGCCGGTCTCCAGGCCCTTGCGGGTGGGCAGGGGGATCTCGAAGTTGCTGGTGGAGCGGGCGTCGTGGTGACGGCCCTCCCACTGGATGCTGTCGGCCGAGCCGGCGGTGCGCCAGGCGAAGAGCCAGCCGTCGCGCGTGCCCACCACCACGTCGAGGGCGCCGTCGCCGTCGAGATCGCCGAGGGCCGGGGTGGCGAAGATCCAGCCGCCGGTGTTCTTGGGCCAGCCCGCGGGCTCGGCGCCGTTCTGATCGAAGGCGTGGACCAGGTAGCCGCCGCTGCCGCTGACGCTCTCGGCGAAGCCGTCCGCGTCGAGGTCGCCCACCGCGTAGTTGTGGAGGAACTGGTAGTCCTCCACCACCGCCGGGAAGCCCGGGAGGAACTCACCGGTGTCGAGGCTCCAGGCGCAGACCATGTGGTCGAAGGGGGCGCGCTCGCCGCCGCTCATCCCCGCCGCGGCCTCCACCGAGATGCAGCCGTTGATGTACTCGGGGAAGTCGTCACCGGTGAGGTCGCCGAGGGAGCCCGAGTTCAACGGGATCAGGGCGAGGTTGCCCGTGCTGTTGCCCGTGCCGTCGACGAAGCTGGTGCCGGAGAGGATCGAGACGCCCTCGTAGGTGAAGACGTTGAAGGGGGAGAGGGCGCCGTGGAGGATCACCTCCAGGCCGGGGGTGCCGTCGAGGTCGGCCAGCACGGGAGAGGCCGTGGCGCCCCGCCCCACGTAGGGCAGCACGTCGGCGTAGCAGCAGAGGCCCACCGGCCAGCCCGGCAGGAAGGGGCCGCCGGGGTGGTCGTTGCCGTCGGCGTGGATGGCGTAGGCCCGGGCGGCGTTGCCGAAGCCGCCCTGGTAGACCTCGCCGGTGCCCACGACGATCTCGGGGCTCCCGTCGCCGTCGAGATCACCCACCGCCGGCGTGCCGATGATCCGCTCGCGGCGCCGCTCGAGGGTGCCCTGGTAGCGAGCGCCGTCGCCGTCGGTGACCTCCAGCGGGAAGCCGGGGTGGTCGCTGCCGTCCTGGTCCCAGACGTAGAGGTAGCCGTCCATCGCGCCGGCGACGATCTCGAGATCGCCGTTACCGTCGAGGTCGTGGAGCACGGCCGAGCCGAAGATGCCGAAGTCGAGGACGAAGATCTCCTCGATGGGCTGGGTGGGGGTGCTGTCCGCTGCCTCGCGGGTGCCGGTGAACTCCGAGAAGATGGGATTCATCCGCACCGGGAACCCACCGCGCTCCTGGCCCTGCAGGTCGTAGACGTGGACCTCACCGTCGAGGGTCGTCACGACGATCTCGAGGGTGCCGTCGCCGTCGAGGTCACCGACGGAGGGGGCGGAGACCACCGAGGCGCTGGGCAGGTCGGCCATCGCCGCGAAGCCCGGGGCGGTGGGGTGGGCCGCCGCGCCGAGGAGCGTGGAGACCTTCACCGGCCAGCCGGGCCAGGCCTGGCCGTCGCCGCCCTCCAGGTGGATGGTGCCGTCGGAGGTGATGTAGAGCAGCTCGTCGGCCTGGTCGCCGTCGAGGTCGACCAGCCGGGGGGAGGCCTCCATGGAGGGGCCGAGGAAGCGCGGGTAGCCCGGGAGCAGGTCGGGGTCGCGCATGACGAAGAAGCTCTTGCGGTACTCGCCCCTCACCGGCTGGCCCCCGTTCTGGGTGGTGACCGTCAGGCGCAGGGTGGCCGAGAAGTCGTGGGCCCCCGTGCCGTCGCCCTGGGGCAGGTCGAGGGCGGCGAGGGTGGCGGCGGGCACCGTGAAGAGGTGGCCGTCGAGGGCCGCGCTCTGCCCCGAGAGGCGCCCCACCTCGCTGAACTCGGCCTCGGCGGGGGCGACGCCGGCGGCCAGCTCGAGGATCACCTCGAAGGTCCCGTCTCCCCGGCGGGCGTCCGCGTAGCCCTCCACCGAG encodes the following:
- a CDS encoding S8 family serine peptidase: MRSSTQPWIPLTLLFALLTSAAIPRRAEAENPNWPNPSATRAEMLDPANWPDDPSYGFHLTDMGSDRGQWNLWSFVPPQVDGQLLPEDQALGVGLHADRAWQLTTGDWAVTVAVMDSGFIWNERDLANKWRLNAGELPVPEGASVHDANGDGRFNVQDYTSATGHEQPNAATITDSRVSDQNGNGFLDPQDLILIFSNGDDADGNGYVDDICGWDFLWDDNDAYDDVGNGGQGYSHGNGEAKDSCAEGNNGLGGIGVCPGCSVIPLRSSDSFVADSNHFAEATLYAVDNGVSVIQEALGSINGTSFMQAAIDYAYERGVLVVASAADETSYHHNYPGSAEKTLYVHATVFDSNPGSWVDATTFLNFNNCTNYGGHLALSTPGEGCSSEATGKSAGHAGLLYSMARQVALDPPLSANEAYQLMTLSADDIDVAGSESDATKYPSREGWDHHFGYGRNNARTTVEWIRDGLIPPEAYLASPRWFETLTGEEDLSVEGYADARRGDGTFEVILELAAGVAPAEAEFSEVGRLSGQSAALDGHLFTVPAATLAALDLPQGDGTGAHDFSATLRLTVTTQNGGQPVRGEYRKSFFVMRDPDLLPGYPRFLGPSMEASPRLVDLDGDQADELLYITSDGTIHLEGGDGQAWPGWPVKVSTLLGAAAHPTAPGFAAMADLPSASVVSAPSVGDLDGDGTLEIVVTTLDGEVHVYDLQGQERGGFPVRMNPIFSEFTGTREAADSTPTQPIEEIFVLDFGIFGSAVLHDLDGNGDLEIVAGAMDGYLYVWDQDGSDHPGFPLEVTDGDGARYQGTLERRRERIIGTPAVGDLDGDGSPEIVVGTGEVYQGGFGNAARAYAIHADGNDHPGGPFLPGWPVGLCCYADVLPYVGRGATASPVLADLDGTPGLEVILHGALSPFNVFTYEGVSILSGTSFVDGTGNSTGNLALIPLNSGSLGDLTGDDFPEYINGCISVEAAAGMSGGERAPFDHMVCAWSLDTGEFLPGFPAVVEDYQFLHNYAVGDLDADGFAESVSGSGGYLVHAFDQNGAEPAGWPKNTGGWIFATPALGDLDGDGALDVVVGTRDGWLFAWRTAGSADSIQWEGRHHDARSTSNFEIPLPTRKGLETGGGGDGGGDEKCGCDSTGDQLPGAVAALLLVLFAWRPRQRV